A window of Rhodanobacteraceae bacterium contains these coding sequences:
- a CDS encoding methyltransferase domain-containing protein: protein MKKFLHVGCGDATREQTTIGRRHPEWSEVRLDVDTALSPDILASIADMSVVPDAAFDALYSSHNIEHLYAHEVPRALAEFRRVLKPDGFAVIICPDLQSVAALIVENKLTEEIAPGMRISPMDVLYGDRSAIADGRGYMAHHCGFTAKVLHMSLFMAGFGAIKVAARPAPYFDLWALATVRRCDDARLKELVSMYIPATR from the coding sequence ATGAAGAAGTTCCTGCACGTCGGTTGCGGTGACGCCACCAGGGAGCAGACGACCATCGGGCGCCGTCACCCGGAATGGTCCGAAGTGCGTCTGGATGTCGATACCGCCCTTTCCCCCGATATCCTTGCATCGATTGCGGACATGTCGGTGGTGCCGGATGCTGCATTCGATGCGCTGTATTCAAGCCACAACATCGAACATCTGTACGCGCACGAGGTTCCGCGTGCCCTCGCTGAATTTCGCAGGGTCCTCAAGCCCGATGGATTTGCGGTGATCATCTGCCCGGATCTGCAGTCGGTTGCGGCGCTCATCGTCGAAAACAAGCTGACGGAAGAGATTGCGCCGGGAATGCGGATTTCGCCGATGGATGTGCTGTATGGGGACCGATCGGCCATCGCCGATGGTCGTGGCTACATGGCCCACCATTGTGGGTTCACTGCCAAAGTGCTGCACATGAGCCTGTTCATGGCCGGGTTTGGCGCGATCAAGGTGGCCGCCAGGCCGGCGCCGTATTTCGATCTCTGGGCGCTGGCGACGGTCCGGCGCTGCGATGATGCGCGCCTCAAGGAACTGGTCTCGATGTACATCCCTGCCACGCGCTAG
- a CDS encoding sulfotransferase domain-containing protein: protein MASYPKSGNTWLRLLLRQIRNNDRGPVLLNAVDDSLIVSRRETFERVTGLVSSELRREELDLLRPRVLCTMARQSPGTLYLKVHDRFESPALGTAVLPADVPQIAIYIVRDPRDVCVSFAHHLGLGIEETLSRMVNDRLHLSGGAVPHVDQFPQWLGRWDLHVQSWVDQSSVKVEVLRYEDMLADPMDSVGRVLRAIGLDPEPGVVARAVEQCAFSRLAESEQRTGFAERPAQSVRFFRSGKAGGWRDALTPDQAGRVVSEFGDVMRRFGYLEGELDAH, encoded by the coding sequence TTGGCCTCCTACCCGAAATCGGGGAATACCTGGCTGCGACTGTTGCTGCGCCAGATCCGCAACAACGACCGTGGTCCGGTGCTTCTGAACGCGGTCGACGATTCGCTGATCGTCAGTCGCCGTGAGACCTTCGAGCGCGTGACCGGACTGGTGTCTTCGGAACTGCGGCGTGAGGAACTGGACCTGCTCCGGCCCAGGGTGCTCTGTACCATGGCGCGACAGTCGCCGGGCACGCTCTATCTCAAGGTGCACGATCGCTTCGAATCCCCTGCGTTGGGAACTGCGGTTCTGCCGGCCGATGTCCCCCAGATCGCCATTTACATCGTGCGCGATCCTCGCGATGTGTGCGTCTCGTTCGCGCATCACCTGGGCCTCGGGATCGAGGAGACGCTGTCCCGGATGGTCAACGATCGCCTGCATCTCAGTGGTGGTGCGGTCCCGCATGTCGACCAGTTCCCGCAGTGGCTGGGACGCTGGGACCTGCATGTCCAGAGCTGGGTTGATCAGTCCTCGGTCAAGGTGGAAGTCCTGCGCTATGAGGACATGCTTGCCGACCCCATGGACAGCGTTGGCCGGGTGCTGCGCGCGATCGGTCTTGACCCGGAGCCCGGGGTCGTGGCTCGTGCGGTTGAACAGTGCGCGTTCTCGCGTCTTGCCGAGAGCGAGCAACGGACGGGTTTCGCCGAGCGCCCCGCCCAGTCCGTGCGCTTCTTCCGCTCGGGAAAGGCGGGTGGCTGGCGCGATGCGTTGACGCCCGATCAGGCAGGCCGTGTGGTGTCGGAATTCGGCGATGTCATGCGGCGCTTCGGCTATCTCGAAGGTGAGCTGGATGCTCATTGA
- a CDS encoding tetratricopeptide repeat protein produces the protein MTSNRSASTSESSDPVRTHLAAIAALEAGYPRKAAALCEQVAAHLASDAGFLLTRGESLRQLGKRTDALALFRHALRLEPMSPPVHLSLATSLCELGARDEAIKHVRKAVELDPGNAHAHYVEALVRIENMELQSAIDSLRRLLDLAPDHRPGLSTLLYLLNLIPGLNPATVAEEHCARVERCYASAAPPDRCTARGAERLRIGFLSADLRDHPVGRFVAPLFEHLDRRQFDIHAYSTGASDDAVAQHLRLNVDHWIDAREWSDQALEARLRMDRLDLLVEMSGHTLGQRLAVLARRPAPCQVSWLGYPNTTGLRAIDYRIVDNVLIPPMETFPGSETVVRLPGSFACFWPDANVPDAAHHPEGPIIFGSLHRLEKLSDKVVELWAGLLHAHPEARLLIARDQLDPRRQIQLRQQFAAAGVAPARLDLRQLPPDVESHMSLFNQIDVLLDVFPWSGHTLACESLWMGVPVITLRGDSVAGRLTCSALTAAGCKEWIASDTRDYGLLAQRLALDVESIRHRRVGLRSRVQQSRLTDAPAFARAFGDALAAIAQGKP, from the coding sequence TTGACCAGCAACCGCAGCGCTTCGACAAGCGAATCGAGCGACCCGGTCCGCACTCATCTGGCCGCCATCGCAGCACTGGAGGCCGGCTACCCGAGGAAGGCGGCCGCGCTGTGCGAGCAAGTCGCGGCCCACCTGGCATCCGATGCAGGATTCCTGCTGACGCGCGGCGAGAGCCTGCGCCAGCTAGGCAAGCGTACCGATGCCCTGGCCCTGTTCAGACACGCGCTCCGCCTCGAACCCATGTCCCCGCCGGTGCACCTTTCGCTGGCAACCAGCTTGTGTGAACTGGGCGCGCGGGACGAAGCCATCAAGCACGTCCGCAAGGCCGTCGAACTGGATCCCGGCAACGCGCATGCGCACTACGTCGAAGCGCTGGTGCGCATCGAAAACATGGAACTCCAGTCAGCGATCGATTCATTGCGACGGCTCCTGGATCTGGCGCCCGACCATCGTCCCGGGCTGAGCACGCTGCTCTATTTGCTGAATCTGATTCCCGGACTGAATCCGGCAACGGTCGCCGAGGAGCATTGCGCGCGGGTCGAGCGCTGCTACGCATCAGCGGCGCCCCCTGATCGATGCACGGCCAGGGGGGCTGAGCGTCTGCGCATCGGCTTCCTGTCCGCGGATCTGCGCGATCACCCGGTGGGTCGGTTTGTGGCCCCATTGTTCGAGCACCTGGACCGCCGGCAGTTCGACATCCATGCGTACAGCACCGGCGCATCCGATGATGCCGTGGCGCAACATCTGCGCCTCAACGTGGATCATTGGATCGATGCACGGGAGTGGTCCGACCAAGCGCTCGAAGCGCGTTTGCGGATGGACCGGCTCGACCTGCTCGTCGAGATGTCAGGCCACACGCTTGGGCAGCGGCTTGCAGTTCTTGCGCGTCGCCCCGCGCCGTGCCAGGTCTCCTGGCTGGGCTATCCAAACACCACCGGACTCCGGGCGATCGACTATCGAATCGTCGACAATGTCCTGATTCCTCCGATGGAGACCTTCCCGGGGAGTGAGACCGTCGTGCGTTTGCCGGGCAGCTTCGCTTGCTTCTGGCCAGACGCCAACGTGCCCGACGCCGCGCACCACCCGGAGGGACCGATCATCTTCGGGTCGCTCCATCGTCTCGAGAAGTTGAGCGACAAAGTCGTCGAACTGTGGGCGGGTCTGTTGCACGCCCACCCGGAAGCACGCCTGCTGATTGCCCGCGATCAGTTGGACCCACGCCGTCAGATTCAGTTGCGACAGCAATTCGCGGCCGCGGGTGTCGCCCCCGCCCGGCTCGATCTGCGGCAACTGCCGCCGGATGTGGAATCGCACATGTCGCTCTTCAACCAGATCGACGTACTCCTGGACGTGTTCCCCTGGAGCGGGCACACCCTGGCATGTGAGTCGCTGTGGATGGGGGTTCCGGTGATCACCTTGCGCGGCGATTCCGTCGCAGGCAGGCTGACGTGCTCAGCGCTCACCGCCGCCGGGTGCAAGGAGTGGATCGCCAGCGACACCCGGGATTACGGCCTGCTGGCCCAGCGCCTGGCATTGGACGTCGAGAGTATCCGGCACAGGCGTGTAGGTCTGAGGTCCCGCGTACAGCAGTCACGCTTGACGGACGCGCCCGCATTCGCCCGAGCATTCGGCGATGCCCTGGCTGCCATCGCGCAAGGAAAGCCCTGA